In Anaeromyxobacter sp., the following proteins share a genomic window:
- the glmS gene encoding glutamine--fructose-6-phosphate transaminase (isomerizing), producing the protein MCGIVGYVGPRQCVDIIVGGLRKLEYRGYDSAGVAALGPDGLRVERAKGKLANLVAALALRPLAGTTGVGHTRWATHGRPSEENAHPHAYGGVAVVHNGIIENHLQLRAELTSQGDRFSSETDTEIVAHLIAAALKAGAPDLVTGVRQALGRVHGTYAIAVVSEARPGEIVAAKNASPLVIGYGEGENFLASDVPAILEHTRLVVYLEEGEVAVLTAGGVRISTLDGTPVERKPRKIEWSAVAAEKDGHKHFMHKEIFEQPRAVADTVRGRASLEQGDVLLDGVTLDEPYARSLDRLAIVACGTSWHAGLAGRIMIEQLARLPVEVELASEFRNRDPLVGPRVMTLAISQSGETADTLAAVKVAKARGARAFAICNVVGSAIPRECDGGTLFTRAGPEIGVASTKAFTTQLAALYLLAVRLGRLRGTLTQEKGRELLESLRQLPSWMEQMIRQEAAVMPIAKRCAAARDVLFLGRGAQYPVALEGALKLKEISYIHAEGYAAGEMKHGPIALIDDAMPVVVLATREPAYEKTLGNMEEVRARGGHVFAVVSEGDVQAASLAEVALTVPAAPPLLTPLLSIIPLQFLAYHVADLKGTDVDQPRNLAKSVTVE; encoded by the coding sequence ATGTGCGGAATCGTCGGTTACGTCGGCCCCCGGCAGTGCGTGGACATCATCGTCGGCGGCCTCAGGAAGCTGGAGTACCGCGGCTACGACTCGGCCGGCGTGGCCGCCCTGGGCCCCGACGGGCTGCGGGTGGAGCGGGCCAAGGGCAAGCTGGCCAACCTGGTGGCGGCGCTGGCGCTGCGGCCGCTGGCCGGCACCACCGGCGTGGGCCACACCCGCTGGGCCACCCACGGCCGCCCCTCCGAGGAGAACGCCCACCCGCACGCCTACGGCGGCGTGGCGGTGGTGCACAACGGCATCATCGAGAACCACCTGCAGCTGCGGGCCGAGCTCACCTCGCAGGGTGACCGCTTCTCCTCCGAGACCGACACCGAGATCGTGGCCCACCTGATCGCCGCGGCGCTCAAGGCCGGCGCGCCGGACCTGGTCACCGGGGTGCGCCAGGCGCTGGGCCGGGTGCACGGCACCTACGCCATCGCGGTGGTGAGCGAGGCGCGGCCCGGCGAGATCGTGGCCGCCAAGAACGCCTCGCCGCTGGTGATCGGCTACGGCGAGGGCGAGAACTTCCTGGCCTCCGACGTGCCGGCCATCCTGGAGCACACCCGGCTGGTGGTCTACCTGGAGGAGGGCGAGGTGGCGGTGCTGACCGCCGGCGGCGTCCGCATCTCCACGCTGGACGGCACCCCGGTGGAGCGCAAGCCGCGCAAGATCGAGTGGAGCGCGGTGGCCGCCGAGAAGGACGGCCACAAGCACTTCATGCACAAGGAGATCTTCGAGCAGCCCCGGGCGGTGGCCGACACGGTGCGCGGCCGCGCCTCGCTGGAGCAGGGCGACGTGCTGCTGGACGGCGTGACGCTCGACGAGCCCTACGCCCGCTCGCTGGACCGGCTCGCCATCGTGGCCTGCGGCACCTCCTGGCACGCCGGGCTGGCCGGCCGCATCATGATCGAGCAGCTGGCCCGCCTGCCGGTGGAGGTGGAGCTGGCCAGCGAGTTCCGCAACCGCGACCCGCTGGTGGGGCCCAGGGTGATGACGCTGGCCATCTCGCAGTCGGGCGAGACGGCCGACACCCTGGCGGCGGTCAAGGTGGCCAAGGCCCGCGGGGCGCGCGCCTTCGCCATCTGCAACGTGGTGGGCTCGGCCATCCCGCGCGAGTGCGACGGCGGCACCCTCTTCACCCGGGCCGGCCCGGAGATCGGGGTGGCCTCCACCAAGGCCTTCACCACCCAGCTGGCGGCCCTCTACCTGCTGGCGGTGCGGCTGGGGCGGCTGCGCGGCACCCTGACCCAGGAGAAGGGGCGCGAGCTGCTGGAGTCGCTGCGGCAGCTCCCCTCCTGGATGGAGCAGATGATCCGCCAGGAGGCGGCCGTCATGCCCATCGCCAAGCGCTGCGCCGCCGCCCGCGACGTCCTCTTCCTGGGGCGCGGCGCCCAGTACCCGGTGGCGCTGGAGGGGGCCCTCAAGCTCAAGGAGATCTCCTACATCCACGCCGAGGGCTACGCCGCGGGCGAGATGAAGCACGGCCCCATCGCCCTCATCGACGACGCCATGCCGGTGGTGGTGCTGGCCACCCGCGAGCCGGCCTACGAGAAGACCCTGGGCAACATGGAGGAGGTGCGGGCCCGCGGCGGGCACGTCTTCGCCGTGGTCTCGGAGGGCGACGTGCAGGCGGCCAGCCTGGCCGAGGTGGCGCTCACCGTCCCGGCCGCGCCGCCGCTGCTGACGCCGCTGCTGTCGATCATCCCGCTGCAGTTCCTGGCCTACCACGTGGCCGATCTCAAGGGCACCGACGTGGACCAGCCGCGCAACCTGGCCAAGAGCGTCACCGTCGAGTAG
- a CDS encoding HAMP domain-containing protein, whose product MSIKQKLIISIAACMLALAAVTATLVDVASARSVRLAADQALASAAGALEATEHADAEKLGATLRALSAHPGLVAAFRAGDRARLLVVAEPIYQGLLAHHGVTHFYFHTLERVCFLRVHRPAQFGDTVVRVTLGQAASRAGLGAGKEFGKTAFALRVVEPWVVDGQTIGYLELGEEFAHFLGRMRTQTGDDYALLFAKRDAAGQEVLAHQDWRAMRAGRGLADDWDLHPAFVVAEDTARAPDAYADVGPESLAGLRPSGRVLSEQLRGGRSLARGLVPVADAAGRQVGAVVVEHDITALHDSLDRARSGILVTLLAVAIILTLVLLAIVQRLVFGRLDALSATLEDLGGRLAGGEYDVGQLAPTGPRDEIGRFEALVGSFLTGIGRLLTELTGRR is encoded by the coding sequence ATGTCCATCAAGCAGAAGCTCATCATCAGCATCGCCGCCTGCATGCTCGCGCTGGCGGCGGTCACCGCCACGCTGGTGGACGTGGCCTCGGCGCGCAGCGTGCGGCTGGCCGCCGACCAGGCCCTGGCGTCCGCCGCCGGCGCCCTCGAGGCCACCGAGCACGCCGACGCCGAGAAGCTGGGGGCCACCCTGCGCGCGCTCAGCGCCCACCCCGGGCTGGTGGCGGCCTTCCGCGCCGGCGATCGGGCCCGCCTCCTGGTCGTGGCCGAGCCCATCTACCAGGGGCTGCTGGCGCACCACGGCGTGACCCACTTCTACTTCCACACGCTGGAGCGCGTCTGCTTCCTCCGGGTCCACCGCCCGGCCCAGTTCGGCGACACGGTGGTCCGCGTCACGCTGGGGCAGGCCGCCTCCAGGGCCGGCCTGGGGGCCGGCAAGGAGTTCGGGAAGACGGCCTTCGCCCTCAGGGTGGTCGAGCCCTGGGTGGTGGACGGCCAGACCATCGGCTACCTGGAGCTGGGCGAGGAGTTCGCCCACTTCCTGGGGCGCATGCGCACCCAGACCGGCGACGACTACGCCCTGCTCTTCGCCAAGCGCGACGCGGCGGGGCAGGAGGTCCTCGCCCACCAGGACTGGCGCGCCATGCGGGCGGGGCGCGGGCTGGCGGACGACTGGGACCTCCACCCCGCCTTCGTGGTGGCGGAGGACACCGCGCGGGCCCCGGACGCCTACGCCGACGTCGGCCCGGAGAGCCTGGCGGGGCTGCGACCGAGCGGGCGCGTCCTCTCCGAGCAACTCCGCGGCGGGCGCAGCCTGGCGCGCGGCCTGGTCCCGGTGGCCGACGCCGCCGGACGCCAGGTGGGCGCGGTGGTGGTGGAGCACGACATCACCGCGCTGCACGACAGCCTGGACCGGGCCCGCTCCGGCATCCTGGTGACGCTGCTGGCGGTGGCCATCATCCTCACCCTGGTGCTGCTGGCCATCGTGCAGCGGCTGGTCTTCGGCCGGCTCGACGCCCTGAGCGCCACGCTCGAGGACCTGGGCGGGCGGCTGGCCGGCGGCGAGTACGACGTGGGCCAGCTGGCGCCCACCGGGCCGCGCGACGAGATCGGCCGCTTCGAGGCGCTGGTGGGCAGCTTCCTCACCGGCATCGGCCGGCTGCTGACCGAGCTGACCGGCCGGCGCTGA
- a CDS encoding YqgE/AlgH family protein produces MTAPAHAPAGLAPGFLVASPTLADPNFDGSLVLMAEHHGEGALGFVVNRPGPIAVADVLRGLDPELAALAQASGRLEGQVLVGGPVSPERLWILHRPGAVEAEEGALRVGDGLALGGSRELLEALVREPGAGPFLLLLGYAGWAPMQVEHEVAAGAWLPLDLHEDLVFEVPHPERWDEAVRRLGLVPGGFMVGGGGAQA; encoded by the coding sequence ATGACCGCTCCCGCCCACGCGCCCGCCGGCCTCGCCCCCGGCTTCCTGGTCGCCTCGCCGACCCTGGCCGACCCCAACTTCGACGGGTCGCTGGTGCTCATGGCCGAGCACCACGGCGAGGGGGCGCTCGGCTTCGTGGTGAACCGGCCTGGCCCCATCGCGGTGGCCGACGTCCTGCGCGGGCTCGACCCCGAGCTGGCCGCCCTGGCCCAGGCCTCCGGCCGGCTGGAGGGGCAGGTGCTGGTGGGCGGCCCGGTCTCGCCGGAGCGGCTCTGGATCCTGCACCGGCCCGGCGCGGTGGAGGCCGAGGAGGGGGCGCTGCGGGTGGGTGACGGCCTGGCGCTGGGCGGCTCCCGGGAGCTGCTCGAGGCGCTGGTGCGTGAGCCCGGGGCGGGGCCGTTCCTGCTGCTGCTGGGCTACGCCGGCTGGGCCCCGATGCAGGTGGAGCACGAGGTGGCGGCCGGCGCCTGGCTGCCGCTCGACCTGCACGAGGACCTGGTCTTCGAGGTGCCGCACCCGGAGCGCTGGGACGAGGCGGTGCGCCGGCTCGGCCTGGTGCCGGGCGGCTTCATGGTGGGCGGCGGCGGGGCGCAGGCGTAG
- the hutU gene encoding urocanate hydratase, translating to MDPRLDETRTVRAPRGATLSCRSWLTEAAYRMLQNNLDPEVAEHPQALVVYGGIGRAARDWAAFDTILAVLRRLGDDETLLVQSGKPVGVFRTHADAPRVLLANSNLVPRWATWEHFHELDAKGLMMYGQMTAGSWIYIGSQGIVQGTYETFCEAARQHFGGAAAGRWILTGGLGGMGGAQPLAATMAGFSMVAVECDPTRIQKRLETRYLDRRAATLDEALALLAEARAAGRPVSVGLLGNAADVFEEVARRGLTPDLVTDQTSAHDPVNGYLPQGWTLARWREARAREPASVVGPAKASMAAQVRAMLALRARGAHAFDYGNNLRQMALEAGVEDAFAFPGFVPAYVRPLFCQGKGPFRWVALSGDPADIHRTDEEVKRLLPDDAALHRWLDLARQRIAFQGLPARICWVGVEDRRRLGLAFNALVARGEVRAPLVIGRDHLDTGSVASPNRETEAMRDGSDAVSDWPLLNALLNTAGGATWVSLHHGGGVGMGFSQHAGMVVVADGTEAAARRLDRVLFNDPASGVMRHADAGYPLAMETARRAGLDLPSLPPER from the coding sequence ATGGATCCCCGCCTCGACGAGACCCGCACCGTCCGCGCCCCGCGCGGCGCCACCCTCTCCTGCCGGAGCTGGCTCACCGAGGCCGCCTACCGGATGCTGCAGAACAACCTCGACCCCGAGGTGGCGGAGCACCCGCAGGCGCTGGTGGTCTACGGCGGCATCGGCCGGGCGGCGCGCGACTGGGCCGCCTTCGACACCATCCTGGCGGTGCTGCGCCGGCTCGGCGACGACGAGACGCTGCTGGTGCAGAGCGGCAAGCCGGTGGGCGTCTTCCGCACCCACGCCGACGCGCCGCGGGTGCTGCTCGCCAACTCGAACCTGGTGCCGCGCTGGGCCACCTGGGAGCACTTCCACGAGCTGGATGCCAAGGGGCTCATGATGTACGGCCAGATGACGGCCGGCTCCTGGATCTACATCGGCAGCCAGGGGATCGTGCAGGGCACCTACGAGACCTTCTGCGAGGCGGCGCGGCAGCACTTCGGCGGCGCGGCCGCCGGGCGCTGGATCCTGACCGGCGGCCTGGGCGGCATGGGCGGGGCCCAGCCGCTGGCCGCCACCATGGCCGGCTTCTCGATGGTCGCGGTGGAGTGCGACCCCACCCGCATCCAGAAGCGGCTCGAGACCCGCTACCTGGATCGCCGCGCCGCCACCCTCGACGAGGCGCTGGCCCTGCTGGCCGAGGCGCGGGCGGCCGGGCGCCCGGTCTCGGTGGGGCTGCTCGGCAACGCGGCCGACGTCTTCGAGGAGGTGGCGCGCCGCGGCCTCACGCCCGACCTCGTCACCGACCAGACCAGCGCCCACGACCCGGTGAACGGCTACCTGCCGCAGGGCTGGACGCTGGCGCGGTGGCGCGAGGCGCGGGCGCGGGAGCCGGCCTCGGTGGTCGGGCCGGCCAAGGCCTCGATGGCCGCGCAGGTGCGGGCCATGCTGGCGCTGCGCGCCCGCGGCGCCCACGCCTTCGACTACGGCAACAACCTGCGCCAGATGGCCCTGGAGGCCGGGGTGGAGGACGCCTTCGCCTTCCCCGGCTTCGTGCCGGCCTACGTGCGGCCCCTCTTCTGCCAGGGCAAGGGGCCGTTCCGCTGGGTGGCGCTCTCCGGCGACCCGGCCGACATCCACCGCACCGACGAGGAGGTGAAGCGGCTCCTGCCGGACGACGCCGCCCTGCACCGCTGGCTCGACCTGGCGCGGCAGCGGATCGCCTTCCAGGGGCTGCCGGCCCGCATCTGCTGGGTGGGGGTGGAGGACCGGCGGCGGCTCGGGCTGGCCTTCAACGCCCTGGTGGCGCGCGGCGAGGTGCGGGCGCCTCTCGTCATCGGCCGCGATCACCTCGACACCGGCTCGGTGGCCAGCCCCAACCGCGAGACCGAGGCCATGCGCGACGGCTCGGACGCGGTCTCCGACTGGCCGCTGCTCAACGCCCTGCTCAACACCGCCGGCGGCGCCACCTGGGTGTCCTTGCACCACGGCGGCGGGGTGGGCATGGGCTTCTCGCAGCACGCCGGCATGGTGGTGGTGGCCGACGGCACCGAGGCGGCGGCCCGGCGCCTCGACCGCGTCCTCTTCAACGACCCGGCCAGCGGGGTGATGCGCCACGCCGACGCCGGCTACCCCCTGGCGATGGAGACGGCGCGGCGCGCCGGCCTCGACCTGCCCTCGCTGCCGCCGGAGCGCTGA